The following are encoded in a window of Colletotrichum lupini chromosome 3, complete sequence genomic DNA:
- a CDS encoding plasma membrane iron permease: protein MIIANFIQQVHTDPIITSKMAVNVFSVPVFLVVFRESLETGIIVSVLLAFLKQTLGGPGRDVTVYKALRKQVWMGTALGLTLCIIVAAAIIGVFYGVGRDSWQAHEYYYEGSFALFASIIITLMGVALLRVGKLQDKWRAKLAKAMEPQAKTTTSTFGSRFKRNQEKYVMFFLPLITILREGIEMIVFIFGVTFAAPATAVPLPVVVGLIVGVFASYLLYKSGSTSKIQIFLVASTCLLYIVAAGLFSRAVWFFEAQEWNTAVGGDAAEVGAGPGSYDIDRSVWHVNCCSPQLNGGGGWGLLNAIFGWNNSATYGSVISYNVYWIFVICWLVLLRFHEVNGHWPLMKPKTAGKVESAEEMPGTSTPTEHSVNEPKKDMSTTTSALK from the exons ATGATCATCGCAA ACTTCATCCAACAGGTTCACACTGATCCCATCATCACGAGCAAGATGGCCGTCAACGTATTTTCGGTCCccgtcttcctcgtcgttttcCGCGAGTCCTTGGAGACTGGCATCATTGTCTCTGTTCTCCTCGCTTTCTTGAAGCAGACCCTCGGAGGCCCCGGACGCGATGTCACTGTCTACAAGGCTCTTCGTAAACAG GTCTGGATGGGAACCGCCCTCGGCCTCACCCTCTGCATCATAGTCGCGGCCGCTATCATCGGTGTCTTCTACGGAGTCGGTCGAGACAGCTGGCAAGCGCACGAATACTACTACGAAGGCTCGTTTGCTCTTTTCGCATCCATCATTATCACGCTCATGGGAGTTGCTCTCCTTCGAGTTGGCAAGCTGCAAGACAAATGGCGCGCCAAACTTGCCAAGGCCATGGAGCCCCAAGCAAAGACAACGACCTCGACGTTTGGCTCTCGGTTCAAGCGGAACCAGGAGAAATACGTCATGTTCTTCCTACCCCTCATCACTATTTTGCGAGAGGGAATTGAGATGATCGTTTTTATCTTTGGCGTCACTTTCGCAGCACCTGCTACTGCCGTACCCCTCCCGGTCGTGGTTGGTTTGATCGTTGGTGTTTTTGCGAGCTACCTCCTCTACAA GAGCGGATCTACTTCCAAGATTCAAATCTTCCTCGTCGCCTCTACCTGCTTGCTCTACATCGTCGCTGCTGGTCTGTTTTCGCGCGCCGTGTGGTTCTTCGAAGCACAGGAATGGAACACAGCCGTCGGTGGTGATGCGGCTGAGGTTGGCGCAGGTCCTGGATCCTACGATATCGACAGAAGCGTTTGGCACGTTAAC TGCTGCAGCCCTCAGTTGAACGGTGGCGGTGGCTGGGGTCTCCTGAATGCCATTTTCGGCTGGAACAACTCTGCCACCTACGGATCTGTCATCTCGTATAATGTCTACTGGATCTTTGTCATTTGCTGGCTTGTGCTTCTGAGATTCCACGAAGTCAATGGTCACTGGCCCCTCATGAAGCCAAAGACTGCTGGCAAGGTCGAGTCCGCTGAGGAAATGCCAGGAACATCTACGCCTACTGAACACTCTGTCAACGAACCCAAGAAGGATATGTCAACCACTACAAGCGCACTGAAATAA